A window of Pseudoalteromonas aliena SW19 genomic DNA:
ACACACTCATTATTGATGGTGCTACGGTTGATAAAACATTAGCGCCATACGATTTAGTTAAACAAATGCGCGCATCTGTACTTGCCTTAGGCCCTTTAGTTGCAAGATTTGGTGAAGCTCAAGTGTCTTTACCTGGTGGTTGTGCTATTGGTGCTCGTCCTGTAGATATTCATATTCAAGGTCTAGAGCGCATGGGCGCGCACATAAGCGTTGAAAATGGTTATATTAATGCCAAGGTAAATGGGCGTTTGAAAGGCGCTGAAATCTTTATGGAAATGGTAAGCGTAGGCGCTACCGAAAATTTACTGATGGCCGCCGCACTTGCTGATGGTAAAACGGTGCTTGATAACGCAGCACGTGAGCCTGAAATAATCGATTTAGCTAATTGCTTGATTGCTATGGGCGCTAAAATTACGGGTGCAGGCACTAGTCGTATTGAGGTCGAAGGCGTTGAACGTTTAGCTGGATGTGAGCATCGTATTTTGCCTGACAGAATTGAAACAGGTACGTTTTTAGTCGCTGCAGCAATGGCTGGTGGTGAAGTACTTTGTAAAAATACCGACTTTCACTCTCTTGAACCTGTAATTGAAAAATTACGAGCAACGAATGCGCTTCTTGAGGTTCATGAGAATAGTATTTACCTAGATATGCGTGGTCGCGAACTTAAAGCTGTTAATATTAAAACAGCACCGCATCCAGGTTTCCCAACCGATATGCAAGCCCAGTTTACTGCTTTAAATGTAGTGGCAAATGGCAGTGCAACCATAACCGAAACTATTTTCGAAAACCGTTTTATGCATGTACCAGAGCTGCAACGTATGGGAGCAAACATCCGTCTTGAGGGTAATACCGCCATTTGTGGTGATACGCAAAGTCTAACGGGTGCACAAGTTATGGCGACCGATTTACGTGCTTCAGCAAGCTTAATTTTAACGGGAATAGTAGCGCAAGGTGAAACGGTTGTAGATCGTATTTATCATGTTGACAGAGGTTATCAGCGTATTGAGGACAAACTAAGTGCGCTAGGTGCAAATATTAAACGTAAAAGCAGTTAATCACTGTTTTTAAAGTAAAAGCGCGGTTTTATCCGCGCTTTTTTATTTTCTAAGCGAATACAATCGTGTTATAGCTTTGTCTCAAGCTCAGCGACTGTAACCATGATCTTTTCTATTTTACCATTGCGGTAAAGTTCAAATTCTATTTCTTTACCAGGCTCAGTATTACCGATTTCTTTTAGTACCTTTTGTGGGTTAGCCACAGAAAGCCCTGCAATTTTAATAACAATGTCTTGCTCTTCAATACCAGCCTGCCAAGCCGGACCCAAAGGGTCTAAGTTAGTGATACGCATTCCAGACACAGGTGTAAGGCTATCGTTAACCTCTTTGCCAGTGCTATCAACGGCAGTGCCTTCAAAGCCTAAATAACCGCGTACAACTCGACCATGGCGGATTAATTTACTCATTACTTCTTTTGCTAACGTGTAGGGAACAGCAAAAAATATTCCTTGAATATTAAGGTTCTCACGCGTTTTAAATTGAGCAGAAGTAATCCCGACTAAGTCACCATTAGAGTTGACGAGTGCGCCACCTGAGTTGCCCACATTAATCGCCGCATCCATTTGCAATAAATTATTATAAGGGCTATCCGTAATTTTTTGCTTGCCTGTTGCGCTAATAATGCCTTGGGT
This region includes:
- the murA gene encoding UDP-N-acetylglucosamine 1-carboxyvinyltransferase, encoding MDQFVIQGGTSLAGEVTISGAKNAALPILFASLLADGKSTFTNVPRLRDIVTTEALLKTLGADVIWQGDTLIIDGATVDKTLAPYDLVKQMRASVLALGPLVARFGEAQVSLPGGCAIGARPVDIHIQGLERMGAHISVENGYINAKVNGRLKGAEIFMEMVSVGATENLLMAAALADGKTVLDNAAREPEIIDLANCLIAMGAKITGAGTSRIEVEGVERLAGCEHRILPDRIETGTFLVAAAMAGGEVLCKNTDFHSLEPVIEKLRATNALLEVHENSIYLDMRGRELKAVNIKTAPHPGFPTDMQAQFTALNVVANGSATITETIFENRFMHVPELQRMGANIRLEGNTAICGDTQSLTGAQVMATDLRASASLILTGIVAQGETVVDRIYHVDRGYQRIEDKLSALGANIKRKSS
- a CDS encoding trypsin-like peptidase domain-containing protein; translation: MLKLIKFILPPLFAGLSIAFLVVFFSPNMRAALLPNVPLPSAMSASHLSFSDAVKRAAPSVVTIFSESISKEPRYKRKNTVQELGSGVIMSQNGYILTNYHVVNNADQIMVILTDGRRFFDVQLIGFDTITDLALLKINAEHLPIIPINDDYISSVGDVVLAIGNPLNLGQTITQGIISATGKQKITDSPYNNLLQMDAAINVGNSGGALVNSNGDLVGITSAQFKTRENLNIQGIFFAVPYTLAKEVMSKLIRHGRVVRGYLGFEGTAVDSTGKEVNDSLTPVSGMRITNLDPLGPAWQAGIEEQDIVIKIAGLSVANPQKVLKEIGNTEPGKEIEFELYRNGKIEKIMVTVAELETKL